The region GAGTGGCTCCCTTTACGCACCTTTGCCAGGCATCCCATGGAAGCCCGCTTGAGCCAACCACAACGTCTGTCTCACTACTCCTAGCTTTGTCCCGGTATTCCGATTGAGTTAATCTGGTGTCATAGACCCTAACTCTAAGCTGTTCATAGCATATAAGTACCCTATAAATAATGCGCTTACCAATATATTTCTTAGAAAAGATCGAGCGGCATGTGCAGATTTGATAAGGTAAATAAGTGTATTATCATTGCTAGGTCTCACTATAACTCTGATCCTGGATTCTTGAGATTTCTCAACCTCAGAAACGTCAATCAGCGACCTTACAGGTCAATTAGAAGCAATATTTTGCTTCTTGGCTCAAGCCGGTCCTGAATCCCAGCTAAACAAGctccctctttcttgcttcgAGAGAGCACCTACATCCCGGACTCGACCATTTCAAGTGCTCTTGGCCAATTAGTCTTGTCCAGACTCCAAATAGCCTCCCTTGCTGGTCAGCAGTAGGTAGAGTCGTATTTCCACTAAAATCCCTATCTTAAAACTATCTTAAGTAGCTGGATCAATGTATCGTTATTAGCACGCTCCCGAGTGACAGCAGCGAATGGGTAGGTTTCAATATCAGCGACAATGTTTtctgatacggaaatatgaggccacgtgatctctggtagattgaccggacatcgcctgtttctagaaggttcctaccctctgtatatatatagtggggaagagaggaatACACAcaagggaagaaatgaaggaatctatcgtcaacaagataggtgtcaatcgtcatatggcatccaaTCCTTAGTAGGCCATGTTGGTatagttgatgcagtttcctcctgccctttctcctctgagCATATTCTACAATATTGGTTATGAGCCCAGGCTGCTACGTCTAGCCTAACCAGCAGGCCTAGCACCTCGGGGGATTGTGTGAAGCCTAATCGCTTTGCCCAATCCAGCAGGAGATTGAAACTGTACGTGACGTATTGATCCTCGATCTTGTGAAGGTGGCCAGGCCCGTACAACCTGCCTATCTATCCCTGATCGAGCTATCGAACCTCGAACCTAGAACCGAACACGACGGATGCCACCAGCTcgaagacaagaacaagacccATGGACTGGGAGATATATATCAAGCTGAGAAAATACTGAAGACCTAGCAGGACCAAATCGGAGCATACCCAGGGCATTTGATGAACTGGTAGAGACAATTGATCAGACCAAGACGGCGCCAGGGGCGAGTGAGACGGTCGAGATAGAGCCAACTGAGACGACCAAGGCAACTGTATACGAGACGGCCGAGACGGACGAGACAGTCGAGAGAACTGAGCCGGACGAGAGAATCCGAAGCGCTAGTTGCATTGAGATAGATCCTAGCGAGCAGCTGCAAGCAGAATTGGCAGCTGAGGACCCTGATTGGCAGCTACAAGGAGAACCAGTATCTGGGATACTAGGTATAGAAGAATCGACATCcaggatatcaaggaattCAGAAAGACTTCCTCCCCTTGATAAGGGTGACCGAATCAAGCCAGTGGGTGTCAAATATGATATACTGGACGCGTCGAATGTATGACtatggaagaagaagattaaAGGCCTATTGAGGCTTTAGAAATGCTGGAAAGTGGTTGAAAATACCAGGAAGATAAGACTTGAAGAGAAAACTGAGCTTCTCTGTCAAGCAATGCAAGATAAGGATTATATAGACTATAATCTACTTGCTGTTATATATCTAATAGCCTATATctcagaagaggatgcaACTGCAGTGAAGAACCTTGAGATTAGTAGAAATATCTAGATCTACCTTATAGAGAAATACAAGGCTATGAACCCCAGAAGGAAGGTTAACCTCCTAATACAGCTATTTACATAGAAGATAGATCCTAAGATAAAGATcaatgaagctattcaggaCCTTGAAAGACTATATAAAGAAGTTAAAGATATATAGGAAAAGGAATACCTGGATTAGGATGTACTGATAGTATTATTTCTATATAGACTGCCGCCTGAATATGAGGTATATACAGATGGCCTTAGGTCTATTGGAGAGACTAAGCAGGCAGTTATATTATCTTGAttagaagagaaagaaatgtCAATTTAAGCAGAGAGACCTGCAGAGGGAGTTAGTAAATTAGCTAATTAGGCAGAGCAGAGAAAATGCTTTAATTGTGGCAAGCAAGGCTACTTTGCAAGAGATTGCAGAGCTCTGAAGGACTGAGAGCAAAGTATTTCCCAGGAGGACCCTCAGGGAAGGAGTCACTAGAAGGGCTATGGCAAGGCCAGATTGCATAGAAATGGCAGAGATAAGAGCCGAAGAGGACATACCAGCCGCCAGAAAGGAAAAGCCTGTACGGCAAATAACGAAATAGATATAGACACAGATAGTGATTCAAGCGCTAGCAGCAGAGGTTCTACCAGACATAGTACATATCAAGTATATAAACAAACAGCCCACTGAGCGGCTGAGAATGCCTACCAAGTCAAATTGAGAGAGTATATCAGTAATTGATTTGAATATTTGCTTGAAGAAAATGAGAAAGTATACAGGTTAAAGGGGAGCAATAATCTTATTATTGATAGTAGAGCAACAAGTACCTGCAGTAGTAAGATTAATTTATTTAAGTCTCTGGATCAGAGATATAGAGGCAGCTTGGGAACAGCTGGTAAATCTATTAAAATTGCCGGCAGAGGAACAATGAGGATCCTATTAAGCAGTGGAAAAGTGGCTAGGATCTGGAATACATTGTACATACCCAGGATGATACAGACTCTCCTATTAACCCAATCATTGCAAGATATGGGTATCTGGAATGAGCatgtgaagaagaagtactgATTCTTtaagaggagaggaaagatCCTAGCAAGAGGATATAATATCGGCCGTACAAGTTATCTAGGATAGGTAAAAAGCCGGAATGCATTGGCCAAAGGGGTTGGGAAGCCtgaaaataataaatatacaAGACTTGTAAAGCAGATTGATTGGGAGTTGCTTTATCAATATCTAGGTCATCCAGGAAAGGCCAGATTCAGACAGATGACAAAGAAATTAGGGCTCTTACCTGGTAAAGAGGTAATtgagcagctgaagaccTGTGAGACATATATACAGGCAAAGAGTATTAAGAGACAGAGTCATGCCAAAGTACCAAGGGCATCAAGACCCTTGAAGAGAGTTTATATGGATTTTTGGGGTCcatacagcaaagcaaaaACTCTAGAGAGATACTATCTCTCCCTGACAGATGACTGTACGCGATTTTCGTGGATATATCTGACAAAGGATCGAGAGGCTGCCACAGTGAAAGCCACTCTAGAGCAATGGCTGGCTCTAGCCGAGCGCGAGAAAGGTGTCAAGTTGCTTATTATCCGGACTGATAATGCAAGAGAATTCAAGGCTCTGGAGCCATGGGCCTTGAAAAAAGGCATCCAGATCGAGTTT is a window of Aspergillus nidulans FGSC A4 chromosome VI DNA encoding:
- a CDS encoding uncharacterized protein (transcript_id=CADANIAT00010484) — translated: MVESGMSLIDVSEVEKSQESRIRVILRVRVYDTRLTQSEYRDKARSSETDVVVGSSGLPWDAWQRARLYYTHPQGGPTLDHHNPSSISPTGDLRGQTGAVYDVV